In one Corallococcus silvisoli genomic region, the following are encoded:
- a CDS encoding DoxX family protein, translating into MQALLAVTFAGTGLWKLLTPIPRIAELIPWAGQVPAAFFLATGVIDLLGGVGLVLPALTRIQPGLTWLAALGCALLQVSAIVFHLSRGEAANTPFNFFLVFLALFVVWGRRSKWPIPPRA; encoded by the coding sequence TGCAGGCGCTCCTGGCCGTCACCTTCGCCGGCACGGGGCTGTGGAAGCTCCTCACCCCCATCCCCAGGATCGCCGAGCTGATCCCCTGGGCTGGACAGGTCCCCGCGGCCTTCTTCCTCGCGACGGGCGTGATCGATCTCCTGGGCGGAGTCGGGCTCGTGCTGCCCGCGCTGACGCGCATCCAGCCAGGCCTGACCTGGCTCGCGGCGCTGGGGTGCGCGCTCCTTCAGGTGAGCGCCATCGTCTTTCACCTGTCACGCGGTGAAGCGGCGAATACGCCCTTCAACTTCTTCCTCGTGTTCCTCGCGCTCTTCGTCGTCTGGGGACGGCGCTCGAAGTGGCCCATCCCGCCGCGTGCGTGA
- a CDS encoding NAD(P)-dependent alcohol dehydrogenase, which produces MQKIQAWGAAAAGTPLAPMIIERREPGLHDVVLDVLFCGVCHSDIHQARDEWSGGVFPMVPGHEVVGRVARLGSGVTKFKVGDIAGVGCMVDSCRTCGPCKEDLEQFCQEGNAPTYNGTEMDRKTPTYGGYSSQLVVDERFALRIPAGMDPAAAAPLLCAGITTYSPLRQSGCKPGDRVGVVGLGGLGHMAVKLAASMGAQVTVLSTSSGKEADARRLGATDFVVTKDAESFQRLAGRLDLLIDTVSAPHDYNAYLGLLRPRGTMAIVGAPATASPLHPFSLILGGKRLLGSIIGGIAETQEMLDHCARHGIASDIEVIPIQKINEAYERVLKSDVRYRFVIDMASLKG; this is translated from the coding sequence ATGCAGAAGATTCAAGCTTGGGGAGCTGCCGCGGCGGGGACTCCGCTCGCGCCCATGATCATCGAGCGGCGCGAGCCGGGCCTTCACGACGTCGTCCTCGACGTCCTGTTCTGTGGCGTCTGCCACTCCGACATCCATCAGGCGCGCGATGAGTGGTCGGGCGGCGTCTTCCCCATGGTCCCGGGGCACGAAGTCGTGGGGCGGGTCGCGCGACTTGGGAGCGGAGTCACCAAGTTCAAGGTCGGTGACATCGCGGGCGTGGGCTGCATGGTCGATTCGTGCCGGACGTGCGGCCCCTGCAAGGAGGACCTGGAGCAGTTCTGCCAGGAGGGCAATGCGCCCACCTACAACGGCACCGAGATGGACCGGAAGACCCCCACCTATGGCGGCTATTCCAGCCAGCTCGTGGTGGACGAACGTTTCGCCCTGCGCATCCCCGCGGGCATGGACCCCGCGGCCGCCGCCCCCCTGCTGTGTGCCGGCATCACCACGTACTCGCCCCTGCGCCAGAGTGGCTGCAAGCCGGGCGACCGCGTGGGAGTGGTTGGACTCGGCGGGCTGGGCCACATGGCGGTGAAGCTGGCGGCATCCATGGGGGCCCAGGTGACGGTCCTGAGCACGTCCAGCGGCAAGGAAGCCGACGCCCGCCGGCTCGGCGCCACCGACTTCGTGGTGACGAAGGACGCGGAGTCCTTCCAACGGCTGGCGGGTCGGCTGGACCTGTTGATCGACACCGTCTCCGCGCCACATGACTACAACGCCTATCTCGGGTTGCTCCGCCCTCGGGGCACGATGGCCATCGTCGGAGCGCCGGCGACCGCGTCGCCGCTCCATCCGTTCTCGCTCATCCTCGGGGGCAAGCGGCTCCTGGGCTCGATCATCGGCGGCATCGCCGAGACGCAGGAGATGCTCGACCACTGCGCCAGGCATGGCATTGCCTCGGACATCGAGGTCATCCCCATCCAGAAGATCAACGAGGCCTACGAGCGGGTGCTCAAGAGTGACGTCCGCTACCGCTTCGTCATCGACATGGCGAGCTTGAAAGGCTGA
- a CDS encoding aldo/keto reductase — MKKRMLGKSGLEVSALGFGCMGMSFGYGPPMDRQQGISLIRAAFEQGVTFFDTAEAYGPFTNEELVGEAVAPFRAQVAIATKFGFKFDANGQQVGTDSRPEHIKQVAEAALKRLKVEAIDLFYQHRVDPAVPIEDVAGAVQDLIREGKVKHFGLSEAGAKTLRRAHAVQPVAAIQSEYSLWTRNPEAEVLPTCEELGIGFVPFSPLGKGFLTGKMDAQTRFDKGDFRNILPRFTPEALGANQALVELLGKVAARKKATAAQVALAWLLAQKPWIVPIPGTTKLSRLEENNGAAGIDLSADELREIETAASSIAVHGARYPEHLERRTGL, encoded by the coding sequence ATGAAGAAACGCATGTTGGGAAAGAGCGGCCTGGAGGTCTCGGCCCTCGGGTTCGGCTGCATGGGGATGAGCTTTGGCTACGGCCCGCCGATGGACCGGCAGCAGGGAATCTCGCTCATCCGCGCGGCTTTCGAGCAGGGCGTCACGTTCTTCGACACGGCCGAGGCGTACGGCCCGTTCACCAACGAGGAGCTCGTGGGCGAGGCCGTCGCGCCCTTCCGTGCCCAGGTGGCCATCGCGACGAAGTTCGGGTTCAAGTTCGATGCGAACGGGCAGCAGGTGGGCACTGACAGCAGGCCCGAGCACATCAAGCAGGTCGCCGAGGCAGCGCTCAAGCGGCTCAAGGTGGAGGCCATCGACCTCTTCTACCAACACCGCGTGGACCCGGCCGTGCCCATCGAGGATGTCGCCGGGGCCGTGCAGGACCTCATCCGTGAGGGCAAGGTGAAGCACTTCGGCCTCTCGGAGGCGGGGGCGAAGACCCTCCGTCGCGCGCACGCGGTGCAGCCGGTCGCCGCCATCCAGAGCGAATACTCGCTGTGGACGCGAAACCCGGAGGCGGAGGTGCTGCCCACCTGCGAGGAGCTTGGGATCGGGTTCGTCCCGTTCAGTCCGCTGGGGAAGGGATTCCTGACGGGCAAGATGGATGCCCAGACCCGGTTCGACAAGGGGGACTTCCGGAACATCCTCCCGCGCTTCACGCCGGAGGCCCTTGGGGCGAATCAAGCCCTGGTCGAGTTGTTGGGCAAGGTCGCGGCGCGCAAGAAGGCGACGGCGGCGCAGGTCGCGCTCGCGTGGCTCCTCGCGCAGAAGCCGTGGATCGTCCCCATTCCGGGCACGACGAAGCTGAGTCGGCTGGAGGAGAACAACGGCGCGGCGGGCATCGACCTGTCCGCCGACGAGCTGCGCGAAATCGAGACCGCGGCTTCGAGCATCGCCGTGCATGGCGCGCGCTACCCGGAGCACCTGGAGCGCAGGACCGGTCTCTGA
- a CDS encoding LysR family transcriptional regulator — translation MKPALLPQLQVFLVVARQRSFSGAARELGVSTAAVSQSVRQLEKHLRVVLLARTTRSVSLTDAGRRLVEGAGPALAQATATLTEVSAQPGEAVGRLRLSLPRAAVPFIIDPVLPTFRARHPRVEVEVSLEDRLVDIVAGGFDAGVRLSETIERDMVQVRLTDPFRFVVVGTPEYLARHGTPQRPEDLLHHECITFRSPTTGTLYAWELERGRRTWRVPVRGGVVTNDGLMCSSMAKMGLGLAYAFEPRVMEELNSGQLVRVLEPYAPTVPGYFLYFPSRAQRSGPLRLFIEAARELALRGVK, via the coding sequence ATGAAGCCGGCCCTCCTCCCCCAGCTGCAGGTGTTCCTCGTGGTGGCGCGTCAGCGCAGCTTCAGCGGCGCGGCGCGCGAGCTGGGCGTCTCCACGGCCGCCGTGAGTCAGTCCGTGCGGCAGCTCGAGAAGCACCTGCGCGTGGTGCTGCTCGCCCGCACGACGCGCAGCGTTTCACTGACGGACGCCGGGAGGCGGCTGGTGGAAGGCGCGGGGCCGGCGCTGGCGCAGGCGACCGCGACCCTCACCGAGGTCTCGGCCCAACCGGGCGAGGCCGTGGGCCGGCTGCGGCTGTCGCTGCCTCGGGCCGCGGTGCCCTTCATCATCGACCCGGTGCTGCCGACCTTTCGCGCGCGTCACCCACGTGTGGAGGTCGAGGTGTCGCTCGAAGACCGCCTCGTGGACATCGTCGCGGGGGGCTTTGACGCGGGCGTCCGGCTGAGCGAGACCATCGAGCGCGACATGGTGCAGGTCCGGCTCACGGATCCGTTTCGCTTCGTGGTGGTGGGCACGCCCGAATACCTGGCGCGGCACGGGACACCGCAGCGCCCCGAGGACCTGCTGCACCACGAGTGCATCACCTTCCGCTCCCCGACCACCGGGACGCTCTATGCCTGGGAGCTGGAGCGGGGGCGGAGGACCTGGCGCGTGCCGGTCCGCGGCGGCGTCGTCACCAACGATGGCCTGATGTGCTCCTCGATGGCGAAGATGGGCCTGGGGCTGGCGTACGCGTTCGAACCCAGGGTGATGGAGGAGCTGAACAGCGGGCAACTGGTGCGGGTGCTCGAACCCTACGCGCCCACGGTTCCTGGCTACTTCCTCTACTTCCCCAGCCGCGCGCAACGCTCCGGGCCGCTGCGCCTCTTCATCGAGGCGGCCAGGGAGCTGGCCCTTCGCGGCGTGAAGTGA
- a CDS encoding dienelactone hydrolase family protein yields the protein MTLSNETTADDPLDDFERRDITLQDQQKAVHVTGSGPAVIVLAEMPGISPHVARFARWVRDAGFTVYMPSLFGRDGAYPLAGEGRAVLQRACVSAEFRAFAANGSSPVTQWLRALASLAHQECGGPGVGAIGMCFTGNFALTLMLERAMLAPVLCQPSLPLNDPGAIQLSQDEASAVRERLERDDLTVLAYRFEGDRFCTAQRFQAYAAALGDRFVPRVLPSSAANPTPPPFFAEVIGSPHSVVTAHLIDAAGEPTLAARDEILAFFARRLRA from the coding sequence ATGACTCTCTCGAACGAAACCACGGCCGACGATCCGCTCGATGACTTCGAGCGTCGCGACATCACCCTGCAGGACCAGCAGAAGGCGGTCCATGTCACCGGCAGCGGCCCCGCCGTCATCGTGCTGGCCGAGATGCCCGGCATCAGCCCACACGTCGCGCGCTTCGCGCGTTGGGTGAGGGACGCGGGCTTCACGGTCTACATGCCTTCGCTCTTCGGCCGCGACGGCGCCTACCCACTCGCGGGGGAGGGGCGCGCGGTCCTGCAGCGCGCTTGCGTGAGCGCGGAGTTTCGGGCGTTCGCGGCGAATGGGTCGAGCCCCGTGACCCAGTGGCTGCGCGCGCTCGCGAGCCTCGCGCATCAGGAGTGTGGGGGGCCGGGGGTCGGCGCGATCGGGATGTGCTTCACGGGGAACTTCGCGCTCACCCTGATGCTGGAGCGCGCGATGCTCGCGCCCGTCCTCTGCCAGCCGTCGTTGCCGCTGAACGACCCCGGCGCGATCCAGCTCTCGCAGGATGAGGCGTCCGCGGTGCGGGAGCGGCTGGAGCGCGATGACCTGACGGTGCTCGCCTATCGGTTCGAGGGGGACCGCTTCTGTACGGCCCAGCGGTTCCAGGCCTACGCGGCCGCGCTCGGAGACCGCTTCGTTCCGAGGGTGCTCCCGTCGTCCGCGGCGAACCCGACCCCGCCTCCATTCTTCGCGGAGGTCATCGGGAGCCCGCACAGCGTCGTGACAGCACACCTCATCGACGCCGCGGGAGAGCCCACCCTGGCGGCGCGCGATGAGATCCTCGCGTTCTTCGCACGCAGGCTGCGAGCATGA
- a CDS encoding GlxA family transcriptional regulator, with product MSTAARLLRSGLVTASVPERALRQCVVSVDGRPVRTGAGRTLPVDGALSARGLREGDVLALPGLGAATESQVAGLLQRPDISRGVELLTRAARKRVVLAASCSATFVLAASGALDGRQATTTWWLSGAFARRFAGVTLRADRMVVDAGSVLTAGSAFAHADLMLAIVARTASPALAHLVARYLVLDERTSQSRYMVTEHLRSSDPSVRELEAFVLANIERQVSIQQMARATATSPRTLARRVEDALGTTPHRFAQRLRISRAVHLLETTRDSVESIAARVGYADAAAFRRVFRRETGEAPRAKRTGSLRSRAGEVTRRARGDGGGAERSR from the coding sequence ATGAGCACCGCCGCGCGTCTCCTGCGCTCGGGGCTCGTCACGGCGTCCGTGCCCGAGCGGGCCTTGCGCCAGTGCGTGGTGTCGGTGGATGGCAGGCCCGTCCGCACGGGCGCCGGGCGCACGTTGCCCGTCGACGGTGCGCTGTCGGCGCGCGGGCTCCGGGAGGGGGACGTGCTGGCGCTGCCGGGGCTCGGGGCGGCCACCGAGTCCCAGGTCGCCGGGCTCCTCCAGCGGCCCGACATCTCGCGCGGAGTGGAACTCCTCACGCGCGCTGCGAGGAAGCGCGTCGTGCTGGCGGCATCGTGCTCGGCGACGTTCGTGCTGGCGGCCTCCGGTGCTCTGGACGGGCGGCAGGCAACGACCACGTGGTGGCTCAGCGGTGCCTTCGCGCGACGCTTCGCGGGGGTGACGCTGCGCGCGGACAGGATGGTCGTGGACGCGGGGAGCGTGCTCACCGCGGGCTCCGCGTTCGCGCACGCGGACCTGATGCTCGCCATCGTGGCGCGCACGGCGAGCCCGGCGCTGGCGCACCTGGTGGCGCGCTACCTGGTGCTCGACGAGCGCACCTCGCAGTCGCGCTACATGGTGACGGAGCACCTTCGCAGCTCGGACCCGTCGGTCCGGGAACTGGAAGCGTTCGTGCTGGCGAACATCGAGCGGCAGGTGTCGATTCAGCAGATGGCTCGCGCCACGGCCACCTCGCCCCGCACCCTGGCGCGGAGGGTCGAGGATGCGCTCGGCACGACGCCCCATCGCTTCGCGCAACGGCTTCGGATCTCCCGCGCGGTGCACCTGCTCGAGACGACCCGCGACTCCGTGGAGAGCATCGCGGCGCGTGTGGGCTACGCGGACGCAGCGGCGTTCCGGCGCGTCTTCCGTCGTGAAACCGGAGAGGCGCCCCGAGCGAAGCGGACGGGCAGCCTCCGGTCGCGAGCCGGTGAAGTCACCCGGAGGGCCCGTGGGGACGGCGGCGGCGCGGAGCGGTCACGTTGA
- a CDS encoding NAD-dependent epimerase/dehydratase family protein, which yields MKKRVLVTGSAGHLGEALMRTLLRQGHDAIGVDRLPSPFTQRVGTLVDRAFVRDCMDGVEAVLHAATLHKPHVATHSRQAFLDTNLTGTLNLLEEAVAARVGAFVFTSTTSTFGRALVPPEGEPAAWITEAVVPVPKNIYGVTKVAAEDLCELTHRDAGLPCIVLRTSRFFPEGDDDAAMRSAYEDTNAKVNEFLYRRVEIEDVVDAHLLAMTKARSIGFGRYIISATTPFTRDDLALLRTDAPAVVRRYAPEFEALYQQRGWAMFPTIERVYVNELARTQLGWRPRWDFRSVLQELLLSRSHRSELSRIVGSKGYHAEPATPV from the coding sequence ATGAAGAAGAGAGTCCTCGTGACTGGCAGTGCCGGCCACCTGGGCGAGGCGCTGATGCGTACGCTGCTTCGCCAGGGACATGACGCCATCGGTGTCGACCGGCTTCCTTCCCCGTTCACCCAGCGCGTCGGCACCCTCGTCGACCGCGCCTTCGTGCGCGACTGCATGGACGGCGTCGAGGCGGTGCTTCATGCGGCGACCCTGCACAAGCCCCATGTCGCGACGCACTCGCGCCAGGCCTTCCTCGACACCAACCTGACCGGGACGCTGAACCTGCTCGAGGAGGCGGTGGCGGCGCGCGTGGGCGCCTTCGTCTTCACCAGCACCACCAGCACCTTCGGTCGTGCGCTCGTGCCGCCCGAAGGCGAGCCCGCAGCGTGGATCACCGAGGCGGTGGTGCCGGTGCCGAAGAACATCTACGGCGTCACCAAGGTCGCCGCGGAGGACCTGTGCGAGCTGACCCACCGCGACGCGGGCCTGCCATGCATCGTGCTGCGCACCTCCCGCTTCTTTCCCGAGGGGGACGACGACGCGGCGATGCGCAGCGCCTACGAGGACACCAACGCGAAGGTCAACGAGTTCCTCTATCGCCGAGTCGAGATCGAAGACGTCGTCGACGCGCACCTGCTCGCGATGACCAAGGCGCGGTCGATTGGCTTTGGCCGCTACATCATCAGCGCGACCACGCCCTTCACCCGTGACGACCTGGCGCTCCTGCGCACCGACGCGCCCGCGGTCGTGCGCCGGTACGCGCCCGAGTTCGAGGCGCTGTATCAGCAGCGCGGCTGGGCCATGTTTCCCACCATCGAGCGCGTGTACGTCAATGAGCTCGCGCGGACGCAGCTGGGATGGCGGCCCCGGTGGGACTTCCGGAGCGTGCTGCAGGAGCTGCTGCTCTCGCGGAGTCACCGCAGCGAGCTCTCGCGAATCGTCGGTTCGAAGGGGTACCACGCGGAGCCTGCGACACCTGTCTGA
- a CDS encoding WD40 repeat domain-containing protein, whose amino-acid sequence MSPDSPSLASLTDLPTLERLLKAGGVDALMAALDDGLARTPAEARVSTAGGPIVGPRTLRFLRSAVALDADFLREHPEALFQCLYNRLRWFDAPDVASHYPPEARGAWTHPEAHLFQLAKLWRGQRDAAGGGPWLESLLPLRGELDSTDQVLPHGAIVLCANFSPSGTMLATGSWEDERNVSVWDLATGQRLRVMAGHEAEVRSVAWSPDSTRLASGSRDHEARIWDVRTGALLHALTRQEGQVTSVAFSPDGRWLAAANLGWVVRLVDVESGQEVRTLEGHQQSVLCVAFHPSGRWLASGASDNTVRVWDTETGTVVAVLPSQMPVESIAFSPDGRWLAMSTDNGIARAETRDWKLTPGSSGHVVYSSVAWLDDTRLGALTFNRVEVLDARTGEVLLTRPYPHNWRQRSVAFHPNGRRYALTASDGRVRVNDLDAEVPPTLLAEGDGVLALWGPSEGSMAIARRLQSSLAIDAQGHARAFPNDPAEAGHHPWGVSPGGERAAYSIRRSGESPLHAGVQVMDLRTLAPERVLAAPPGPPEGPDVLLSEQPIAFSPDGQLLAGPVEPDTVRLWRATDGALLHAFHGPGGTADVVAFTPDGAHLVTCYPEDSRLQVHDVMSGERIVDTEALMDPQPSWATAERAPRLAVGQASGAVELFDLTGGSSSVIETSEEPVGLGLSADGTLLAVCGMDRVVRLYDARTGVLLHAWPHPALAFAVALGESVAITQANDQITRFFDLETGALRGEVEGAVAPEEALRRPLWEALGDGPVAFHQRRDITPLVHFHDAMEEVVILRDGLVVARGRTEKDFLYVLKLRGQVNTSSR is encoded by the coding sequence ATGTCCCCTGACTCCCCGTCCCTCGCGTCACTCACCGACCTGCCCACCCTCGAACGGCTGCTGAAGGCCGGGGGCGTGGACGCGCTCATGGCCGCCCTGGATGACGGACTCGCGCGGACGCCCGCGGAGGCCCGTGTGTCCACGGCAGGAGGTCCCATCGTGGGCCCGCGGACGCTGCGCTTCCTCCGGAGCGCCGTCGCGCTCGACGCGGACTTCCTGCGCGAGCATCCAGAGGCGCTGTTTCAATGTCTCTACAACCGCCTGCGCTGGTTCGACGCGCCAGACGTCGCGTCGCACTACCCTCCGGAAGCGCGAGGCGCCTGGACCCATCCAGAGGCACACCTGTTCCAACTAGCGAAGCTCTGGCGCGGGCAGCGGGATGCCGCTGGGGGCGGGCCCTGGCTGGAGTCGCTGCTGCCGCTGCGTGGCGAGCTGGACTCCACGGATCAAGTCCTCCCTCACGGCGCCATCGTGCTCTGCGCAAACTTCAGCCCGTCGGGGACGATGCTGGCGACGGGGTCATGGGAGGACGAGCGGAACGTGAGCGTCTGGGACCTCGCCACGGGCCAGCGCCTGCGGGTGATGGCGGGTCATGAGGCGGAGGTGCGCAGCGTCGCGTGGAGCCCGGACAGCACGCGGCTGGCGTCGGGCTCCCGCGACCATGAAGCGCGCATCTGGGACGTGCGCACGGGCGCGCTCCTGCACGCGCTGACCCGGCAAGAGGGGCAGGTGACGTCGGTGGCGTTCAGTCCCGACGGGAGGTGGCTCGCCGCCGCGAACCTCGGGTGGGTGGTGCGCCTGGTCGACGTCGAATCCGGCCAGGAGGTGCGCACGCTGGAGGGCCACCAGCAGTCCGTGCTGTGCGTGGCCTTCCATCCCTCTGGGCGGTGGCTCGCCTCGGGCGCCTCGGACAACACGGTTCGCGTCTGGGACACCGAGACGGGCACGGTCGTGGCGGTCCTCCCCTCCCAGATGCCCGTCGAGTCCATCGCCTTCAGCCCCGACGGGCGGTGGCTCGCGATGAGCACCGACAACGGCATCGCGCGGGCCGAGACCCGCGACTGGAAGCTGACGCCCGGGTCGAGCGGGCACGTTGTCTACTCCAGCGTGGCGTGGCTCGACGACACCCGCCTGGGGGCGCTCACGTTCAACCGCGTGGAGGTGCTGGACGCGCGCACAGGAGAGGTCCTGCTGACGCGCCCGTACCCCCACAACTGGCGCCAGCGAAGCGTGGCCTTCCACCCCAACGGGAGGCGCTATGCCCTCACGGCCTCGGACGGACGGGTGCGCGTCAACGACCTGGATGCGGAGGTCCCGCCCACGCTGCTCGCCGAGGGGGATGGCGTCCTGGCGCTGTGGGGCCCCTCGGAGGGGAGCATGGCCATCGCACGGCGGCTCCAGTCGTCGCTCGCCATCGACGCCCAGGGCCACGCGCGCGCGTTTCCCAACGACCCCGCCGAGGCGGGCCACCATCCATGGGGAGTCTCGCCCGGAGGCGAGCGGGCGGCGTACTCCATCCGGCGCTCGGGTGAATCACCCCTCCACGCGGGCGTCCAGGTGATGGACCTGCGAACGCTCGCGCCGGAGCGCGTGCTCGCGGCACCGCCGGGCCCGCCCGAAGGGCCGGATGTCCTCCTCTCCGAGCAGCCCATCGCCTTCTCCCCCGACGGCCAGCTCCTGGCCGGACCCGTGGAGCCGGACACGGTGCGGCTGTGGCGCGCGACCGACGGGGCCTTGCTGCACGCATTTCACGGCCCCGGGGGAACGGCCGACGTGGTGGCCTTCACTCCGGACGGCGCGCACCTGGTGACGTGCTACCCGGAAGACTCCCGCTTGCAGGTGCATGACGTCATGAGCGGAGAGCGGATCGTCGACACCGAAGCGCTCATGGATCCCCAGCCGTCCTGGGCCACCGCGGAGCGGGCACCCCGTCTCGCGGTGGGTCAGGCCTCGGGGGCGGTGGAGCTGTTCGACCTGACTGGAGGTTCGTCGAGCGTCATCGAGACCTCGGAGGAGCCCGTCGGCCTGGGGCTCTCCGCGGATGGAACCCTCCTGGCGGTCTGCGGCATGGATCGCGTCGTGCGCCTCTACGACGCGCGCACCGGGGTGCTCCTGCACGCGTGGCCCCACCCAGCGCTGGCCTTCGCGGTCGCCCTGGGCGAGAGCGTCGCCATCACCCAAGCCAATGACCAGATCACCCGATTCTTCGACCTGGAGACGGGCGCCCTTCGCGGGGAGGTCGAGGGAGCGGTGGCGCCCGAGGAGGCCCTGCGCCGGCCGCTCTGGGAGGCGCTGGGAGACGGCCCCGTGGCGTTCCACCAGAGGCGGGACATCACGCCGCTGGTGCACTTCCACGACGCGATGGAGGAGGTGGTCATCCTGCGCGATGGGCTGGTGGTGGCGCGCGGGCGTACGGAGAAGGACTTCCTCTACGTCCTGAAGCTCCGCGGCCAGGTGAACACGTCATCCCGTTGA